A window from Manis javanica isolate MJ-LG chromosome 10, MJ_LKY, whole genome shotgun sequence encodes these proteins:
- the SBF1 gene encoding myotubularin-related protein 5 isoform X8 — protein MARLADYFVLVAFGPHPRGSGEGQGQILQRFPEKDWEDNPFPQGIELFCQPSGWQLCPERNPPTFFVAVLTDINSERHYCACLTFWEPADPTQEAACAEDTAEREEEVDEGDPLRLSPSVPHPSGRLFAPKTLVLVSRLDHVEVFRNSLGLIYTIHVEGLSVGLENVIGNLLTCIIPLAGGSQRTISLGAGDRQVIQTPLADSLPVSRCSVALLFRQLGITNVLSLFCAALTEHKVLFLSRSYQRLSDACRGLLALLFPLRYSFTYVPILPAQLLEVLSTPTPFIIGVNAAFQAETQELLDVIVADLDGGTVTIPECVHIPPLPEPLQSQTHSVLSMVLDPELELADLAFPPPTMPASSLNIQDKELRAVFLRLFAQLLQGYRWCLHMVRVHPEPVIRFHKAAFLGQRGLVEDDFLMKVLEGMAFAGFVSERGVPYRPTDLFDELVAHEVARMRAEENHPQRVLRHVKELAEQLYKNENPYPAVSMHKVQRPGEASHLQQASRPFPRLDESMVQWIVDQATAKMQGAPPTVKAERRTSVPSGPPMTAILERSSGLHGNSARRLEVVRNCISYVFEGKMLEAKKLLPAVLRALKGRAARRCLAQELHLHVQQNRAVLDHRQFDFVVRMMNCCLQDCTSLDEHGIAAALLPLATAFCRKLSPGVTQFAYSCVQEHVVWSTPQFWEAMFYADVQTHIRALYLEPAEDQDPSQGGEAPAQDERSALDVASEQQRLWPTLSREKQQELVQKEESTVFSQAIHYASRMSYLLLPLDSSRSRLLRERAGLGDLESVSNSLVTSSMAGSVAESYDTESGFEDSETSDVAGAVVRFINRFVDKVCTESGVTSDHLKGLHVMVPDIVQMHVETLEAVHRESRRLPPIQKPKLLRPRLLPGEECVLDGLRVCLLPDGREGGAGGSGGGPALLPAEGAIFLTTYRVIFTGMPTDPLVGEQVVVRSFPVAALTKEKRVSVQTPTDQLLQDGLQLRSCTFQLLKMAFDEEVGSDSAELFRKQLQKLRYPPDLRGTFAFTLGSTHTVGRPPRTAKDKGPSLRTLSRNLVKNAKKTIGRQYVTRKKYNPPSWEHQGQPPSEDQEDEISVSEELEPSTLTPSLALKPSDRMTMSGLVERACCRDYQRLGLGTLSSSLSRAKSEPFRVSPVNRMYAICRSYPGLLIVPQSVQDNALQRVSRCYRQNRFPVVCWRSGRSKAVLLRSGGLHGKGVVGLFKAQNAPSPGQSQADSSSLEQEKYLQAVVSAMPRYADAAGRNTLSGFSLAHMGSHVPSPRARVTTLSNPMAASASRRTAPRGKWGSVRASGRSSGLSTDVGSRLASRDMLGAPQANGTPPDPGFLRPQRAALYIIGDKAQLKGVRPDPLQQWELVPIEVFEARQVKASFKKLLKACVPGCPTAEPGPASFLRSLEDSEWLVQIHKLLQVSVLVVELLASGSSVLVSLEDGWDITTQVVSLVQLLSDPFYRTLEGFRLLVEKEWLSFGHRFSHRGAHTLAGQSSGFTPVFLQFLDCVYQVHLQFPMEFEFSQFYLKFLGYHHASRRFRTFLLDSDYERIELGLLYEEKGERRGPQACRSVWEYVDRLCKRTPMFYNYMYAPEDAEVLRPYSNVSNLKVWDFYTEETLSEGPPYDWELAQGPPEPPEEERPDGGAPQSRRRVVWPCYDSRPRAQPDAISRLLEAVPGCQPHRGLWWSGSRACPTHLM, from the exons GGAGTGGGGAAGGCCAGGGCCAGATCCTGCAGCGCTTCCCAGAGAAGGACTGGGAGGACAACCCGTTCCCCCAGGGCATCGAGCTG TTTTGCCAGCCCAGTGGGTGGCAGCTGTGTCCTGAGAGGAACCCACCAACCTTCTTTGTTGCTGTTCTCACTGACATCAACTCCGAGAGGCACTACTGCGCCTGCTTGACCTTCTGGGAGCCGGCAGATCCCACACAG GAAGCGGCCTGCGCCGAGGACACTGCTgagagggaggaggaagtggaCGAGGGGGATCCTCTGCGACTGTCCCCCTCGGTGCCTCATCCGTCTGGCCGACTGTTTGCACCAAAGACACTGGTGCTGGTGTCTCGACTGGACCACGTGGAGGTGTTCAGG AACAGCCTGGGTCTCATCTACACCATCCATGTGGAGGGCCTGAGCGTGGGCCTGGAGAACGTCATTGGGAACCTGCTTACGTGCATCATCCCCCTGGCTGGGGGCTCCCAG AGAACCATCTCGCTGGGGGCTGGTGACCGGCAGGTCATTCAGACCCCGCTGGCTGACTCGCTGCCTGTCAGCCGCTGCAGTGTGGCCCTGCTCTTCCGCCAGCTGG GCATCACCAACGTGCTGTCTCTGTTCTGTGCCGCCCTCACGGAGCACAAGGTGCTCTTCCTGTCTCGCAGCTACCAGAGGCTCTCCGACGCTTGCCGAGGACTCTTGGCCCTGCTCTTCCCTCTCAGATACAG CTTCACCTACGTGCCCATCCTGCCGGCGCAGCTCCTGGAGGTCCTCAGCACTCCCACGCCCTTCATCATCGGCGTCAACGCTGCTTTCCAGGCAGAGACCCAGGAGCTG CTGGACGTGATTGTTGCTGATCTGGATGGAGGGACGGTGACCATCCCCGAATGTGTGCACATTCCACCCCTGCCAGAGCCGCTGCAGAGTCAGACACACAGTGTTCTGAGCATG gTCCTGGATCCAGAGCTGGAGTTGGCAGATCTTGCCTTCCCACCACCCACAATGCCTGCTTCCTCACTGAATATACAG GACAAGGAACTGCGTGCCGTCTTCCTGCGGCTCTTTGCTCAGCTCCTGCAGGGCTACCGCTGGTGTCTGCACATGGTCCGTGTCCACCCCGAGCCCGTCATCCGCTTCCACAAG GCAGCCTTCCTGGGCCAGCGCGGGCTGGTGGAGGACGACTTCCTGATGAAGGTGCTGGAGGGCATGGCCTTTGCAGGCTTTGTGTCGGAGCGTGGAGTCCCCTACCGCCCCACGGACCTGTTTGATGAG CTGGTGGCCCACGAGGTAGCACGGATGCGGGCAGAAGAGAACCACCCCCAGCGAGTCCTGCGTCATGTCAAGGAATTGGCGGAACAGCTCTATAAGAAC GAGAACCCATACCCTGCCGTGTCCATGCATAAGGTCCAGAGGCCAGGGGAGGCCAGTCACCTGCAGCAGGCATCCCGGCCATTCCCCCGGCTGGACGAGAGCATGGTGCAGTGGATCGTGGACCAGGCCACAGCCAAGATGCAGGGCGCGCCCCCCACGGTGAAGGCTGAGAGGAGGACCAGCGTGCCCTCGGGGCCCCCCATGA CTGCTATCCTGGAGCGGAGCAGTGGGCTCCATGGCAACAGTGCACGCCGGCTTGAGGTGGTTCGAAACTGCATCTCCTATGTGTTCGAGGGGAAGATGCTCGAAGCCAAGAAG CTGCTCCCAGCCGTGCTGAGGGCCCTGAAGGGGCGAGCGGCCCGCCGCTGCCTCGCCCAGGAGCTGCACCTGCACGTGCAGCAGAACCGAGCGGTCCTGGACCACCGGCAGTTTGACTTTGTCGTCCGCATGATGAACTGCTGCCTGcag GATTGCACCTCCCTGGACGAGCACGGCATCGCAGCTGCTCTGCTGCCCCTGGCCACGGCCTTCTGCCGG AAGCTGAGCCCGGGGGTGACGCAGTTTGCATACAGCTGCGTGCAGGAGCACGTGGTGTGGAGCACACCGCAGTTCTGGGAGGCGATGTTCTACGCAGACGTTCAGACCCACATCCGGGCCCTCTACCTGGAGCCTGCCGAGGACCAAGACCCCTCACAG GGAGGAGAAGCGCCTGCACAGGACGAGCGCTCTGCCCTGGACGTGGCATCTGAGCAGCAGCGCCTGTGGCCGACCCTGAGCCGCGAGAAGCAGCAGGAGCTGGTGCAGAAGGAGGAGAGCACGGTGTTCAGCCAGGCCATCCACTACGCCAGCCGCATGAGCTACCTGCTGCTGCCCCTGGACAGCAGCAGAAGCCGGCTGCTGCGGGAGCGCGCGGGGCTGGGTGACCTGGAGAGCGTCAGCAACAGCCTGGTCACCAGCAG CATGGCGGGCAGTGTGGCGGAGAGCTATGACACAGAAAGTGGTTTTGAAGACTCGGAGACCAGTGATGTGGCCGGTGCCGTGGTCCGCTTCATCAACCGCTTCGTAGACAAGGTCTGCACAGAGAGTGGGGTCACCAGCGACCACCTCAAGGGGCTGCACGTCATGGTGCCAG ACATCGTCCAGATGCACGTTGAGACCCTGGAGGCCGTACACCGAGAGAGCAGAAGGCTGCCTCCCATCCAGAAG CCCAAGCTGCTGCGGCCACGCCTTCTGCCTGGCGAGGAGTGTGTGCTGGATGGCCTGCGTGTCTGCCTGCTGCCGGATGGACGTGAGGGGGGCGCAGGCGGTAGCGGTGGGGGGCCCGCACTGCTGCCAGCCGAGGGTGCCATCTTCCTCACCACCTACCGGGTCATCTTCACAGGGATGCCCACCGACCCGCTGG TGGGGGAACAGGTGGTGGTCCGCTCCTTCCCTGTGGCTGCACTCACCAAGGAGAAGCGAGTCAGCGTCCAGACCCCCACAGACCAACTCCTACAGGACGGGCTGCAGCTACGCTCCTGCACATTCCAG CTGCTGAAGATGGCCTTCGACGAGGAGGTGGGGTCTGACAGCGCTGAGCTCTTCCGGAAGCAGCTGCAGAAGTTGCGCTACCCGCCAGACCTCAGGGGCACCTTCGCCTTCACCCTGGGCTCCACCCACACAGTTGGCCGGCCACCCCGCACTGCCAAGGACAAGGGTCCCTCCCTTAG GACTCTTTCTCGGAACCTCGTGAAAAACGCCAAGAAGACCATTGGGCGTCAGTATGTCACTCGGAAGAAGTATAATCCCCCGAGCTGGGAGCACCAGGGCCAGCCGCCCTCTGAGGACCAGGAAGATGAGATCTCAG TTTCGGAGGAGCTGGAGCCCAGCACGCTGACCCCTTCCTTGGCCCTGAAGCCCTCGGACCGCATGACCATGAGTGGGCTGGTGGAACGGGCATGCTGCCGGGACTACCAGCGCCTGGGCCTGGGCACGCTGAGCAGCAGTCTGAGCCGCGCCAAGTCTGAGCCCTTCCGTGTCTCCCCGGTCAACCGCATGTACGCCATCTGCCGCAG CTACCCCGGGCTGCTGATCGTCCCCCAGAGTGTCCAGGACAACGCCCTGCAGCGCGTCTCCCGTTGCTACCGCCAGAACCGCTTCCCCGTGGTCTGCTGGCGCAGTGGGCGCTCCAAGGCTGTGCTGCTGCGCTCAGGGGGCCTGCACGGCAAGGGTGTCGTCGGCCTCTTCAAGGCCCAAAACGCGCCTTCTCCAG gCCAGTCCCAGGCGGACTCCAGCAGCTTGGAGCAGGAGAAGTACCTGCAGGCTGTGGTCAGCGCCATGCCCCGCTACGCAGATGCTGCAGGTCGGAACACCCTCAGCGGCTTCTCTTTGGCCCACATGGGCAGCCATG TGCCCAGCCCCCGAGCCAGGGTCACCACGCTGTCCAACCCCATGGCGGCCTCGGCCTCCAGACGGACTGCACCCCGAG GTAAATGGGGCAGTGTCCGGGCCAGTGGGCGCAGCAGTGGGCTCAGCACTGATGTTGGCTCCCGGCTAGCAAGCAGAGACATGCTGGGTGCCCCCCAGGCCAATGGGACCCCCCCCGACCCAGGCTTTCTTCGGCCCCAGCGTGCAGCGCTCTACATCATTGGGGACAAAGCCCAGCTCAAG GGCGTGCGGCCAGACCCCCTGCAGCAGTGGGAGCTGGTGCCCATCGAGGTGTTTGAGGCCCGGCAGGTGAAGGCCAGCTTCAAGAAGCTGCTGAAGGCGTGCGTCCCTGGCTGTCCCACGGCCGAGCCCGGTCCGGCCTCCTTCCTGCGCTCGCTGGAGGACTCAGAGTGGCTGGTCCAG ATCCACAAGCTGCTGCAGGTCTCGGTGCTGGTGGTGGAGCTCCTGGCCTCGGGCTCCTCTGTCCTGGTGAGCCTGGAGGACGGCTGGGACATCACCACCCAG GTGGTGTCCCTCGTGCAGCTGCTCTCGGACCCCTTCTACCGCACCCTGGAGGGCTTCCGTCTGCTGGTGGAGAAGGAGTGGCTGTCCTTTGGCCACCGATTCAGCCACCGTGGCGCCCACACCCTGGCTGGGCAGAGCAGTGGCTTCACGCCCGTCTTCCTACAGTTCCTGGACTGTGTGTACCAG GTTCACCTGCAGTTTCCCATGGAGTTCGAGTTCAGCCAGTTCTACCTCAAGTTCCTTGGTTACCACCATGCATCCCGCCGCTTCCGGACCTTTCTGCTCGACTCGGATTACGAACGCATAGAGCTGG GGCTATTGTATGAGGAGAAGGGGGAGCGCAGGGGCCCGCAGGCGTGCAGGTCCGTGTGGGAGTATGTGGACCGGCTGTGTAAGAGGACACCCATGTTCTACAACTACATGTATGCGCCCGAGGATGCTGAG GTCCTGCGGCCCTACAGCAACGTGTCCAACCTGAAGGTGTGGGACTTCTACACTGAGGAGACGTTGTCTGAGGGCCCCCCTTATGACTGGGAGCTAGCCCAGGGGCCACCTGAGCCCCCAGAGGAGGAACGGCCTGATGGGGGCGCTCCCCAGAGCAGGCGCCGGGTGGTGTGGCCATGCTACGACAGCCGCCCCCGGGCCCAGCCCGATGCCATCTCACGCCTGCTGGAG gcTGTACCTGGCTGTCAGCCACACCGAGGTTTGTGGTGGTCCGGGTCCAGAGCCTGCCCCACCCACCTCATGTGA
- the SBF1 gene encoding myotubularin-related protein 5 isoform X6 encodes MARLADYFVLVAFGPHPRGSGEGQGQILQRFPEKDWEDNPFPQGIELFCQPSGWQLCPERNPPTFFVAVLTDINSERHYCACLTFWEPADPTQEAACAEDTAEREEEVDEGDPLRLSPSVPHPSGRLFAPKTLVLVSRLDHVEVFRNSLGLIYTIHVEGLSVGLENVIGNLLTCIIPLAGGSQRTISLGAGDRQVIQTPLADSLPVSRCSVALLFRQLGITNVLSLFCAALTEHKVLFLSRSYQRLSDACRGLLALLFPLRYSFTYVPILPAQLLEVLSTPTPFIIGVNAAFQAETQELLDVIVADLDGGTVTIPECVHIPPLPEPLQSQTHSVLSMVLDPELELADLAFPPPTMPASSLNIQDKELRAVFLRLFAQLLQGYRWCLHMVRVHPEPVIRFHKAAFLGQRGLVEDDFLMKVLEGMAFAGFVSERGVPYRPTDLFDELVAHEVARMRAEENHPQRVLRHVKELAEQLYKNENPYPAVSMHKVQRPGEASHLQQASRPFPRLDESMVQWIVDQATAKMQGAPPTVKAERRTSVPSGPPMTAILERSSGLHGNSARRLEVVRNCISYVFEGKMLEAKKLLPAVLRALKGRAARRCLAQELHLHVQQNRAVLDHRQFDFVVRMMNCCLQDCTSLDEHGIAAALLPLATAFCRKLSPGVTQFAYSCVQEHVVWSTPQFWEAMFYADVQTHIRALYLEPAEDQDPSQGGEAPAQDERSALDVASEQQRLWPTLSREKQQELVQKEESTVFSQAIHYASRMSYLLLPLDSSRSRLLRERAGLGDLESVSNSLVTSSMAGSVAESYDTESGFEDSETSDVAGAVVRFINRFVDKVCTESGVTSDHLKGLHVMVPDIVQMHVETLEAVHRESRRLPPIQKPKLLRPRLLPGEECVLDGLRVCLLPDGREGGAGGSGGGPALLPAEGAIFLTTYRVIFTGMPTDPLVGEQVVVRSFPVAALTKEKRVSVQTPTDQLLQDGLQLRSCTFQLLKMAFDEEVGSDSAELFRKQLQKLRYPPDLRGTFAFTLGSTHTVGRPPRTAKDKGPSLRTLSRNLVKNAKKTIGRQYVTRKKYNPPSWEHQGQPPSEDQEDEISVSEELEPSTLTPSLALKPSDRMTMSGLVERACCRDYQRLGLGTLSSSLSRAKSEPFRVSPVNRMYAICRSYPGLLIVPQSVQDNALQRVSRCYRQNRFPVVCWRSGRSKAVLLRSGGLHGKGVVGLFKAQNAPSPGQSQADSSSLEQEKYLQAVVSAMPRYADAAGRNTLSGFSLAHMGSHVPSPRARVTTLSNPMAASASRRTAPRGKWGSVRASGRSSGLSTDVGSRLASRDMLGAPQANGTPPDPGFLRPQRAALYIIGDKAQLKGVRPDPLQQWELVPIEVFEARQVKASFKKLLKACVPGCPTAEPGPASFLRSLEDSEWLVQIHKLLQVSVLVVELLASGSSVLVSLEDGWDITTQVVSLVQLLSDPFYRTLEGFRLLVEKEWLSFGHRFSHRGAHTLAGQSSGFTPVFLQFLDCVYQVHLQFPMEFEFSQFYLKFLGYHHASRRFRTFLLDSDYERIELGLLYEEKGERRGPQACRSVWEYVDRLCKRTPMFYNYMYAPEDAEVLRPYSNVSNLKVWDFYTEETLSEGPPYDWELAQGPPEPPEEERPDGGAPQSRRRVVWPCYDSRPRAQPDAISRLLEELQRLETELGRPPERWKDAWDRVKAAQRLEGRPEGREGPVGSTLSLSLDSDQSSGSTTSGSRQAARRSTSTLYSQFQTAESENRSYEGTLYKKGAFMKPWKARWFVLDKTKHQLRYYDHRVDTECKGVIDLAEVETVAPGTPTMGAPKTVDEKAFFDVKTTRRVYNFCAQDVPSAQQWVDQIQGCLSDA; translated from the exons GGAGTGGGGAAGGCCAGGGCCAGATCCTGCAGCGCTTCCCAGAGAAGGACTGGGAGGACAACCCGTTCCCCCAGGGCATCGAGCTG TTTTGCCAGCCCAGTGGGTGGCAGCTGTGTCCTGAGAGGAACCCACCAACCTTCTTTGTTGCTGTTCTCACTGACATCAACTCCGAGAGGCACTACTGCGCCTGCTTGACCTTCTGGGAGCCGGCAGATCCCACACAG GAAGCGGCCTGCGCCGAGGACACTGCTgagagggaggaggaagtggaCGAGGGGGATCCTCTGCGACTGTCCCCCTCGGTGCCTCATCCGTCTGGCCGACTGTTTGCACCAAAGACACTGGTGCTGGTGTCTCGACTGGACCACGTGGAGGTGTTCAGG AACAGCCTGGGTCTCATCTACACCATCCATGTGGAGGGCCTGAGCGTGGGCCTGGAGAACGTCATTGGGAACCTGCTTACGTGCATCATCCCCCTGGCTGGGGGCTCCCAG AGAACCATCTCGCTGGGGGCTGGTGACCGGCAGGTCATTCAGACCCCGCTGGCTGACTCGCTGCCTGTCAGCCGCTGCAGTGTGGCCCTGCTCTTCCGCCAGCTGG GCATCACCAACGTGCTGTCTCTGTTCTGTGCCGCCCTCACGGAGCACAAGGTGCTCTTCCTGTCTCGCAGCTACCAGAGGCTCTCCGACGCTTGCCGAGGACTCTTGGCCCTGCTCTTCCCTCTCAGATACAG CTTCACCTACGTGCCCATCCTGCCGGCGCAGCTCCTGGAGGTCCTCAGCACTCCCACGCCCTTCATCATCGGCGTCAACGCTGCTTTCCAGGCAGAGACCCAGGAGCTG CTGGACGTGATTGTTGCTGATCTGGATGGAGGGACGGTGACCATCCCCGAATGTGTGCACATTCCACCCCTGCCAGAGCCGCTGCAGAGTCAGACACACAGTGTTCTGAGCATG gTCCTGGATCCAGAGCTGGAGTTGGCAGATCTTGCCTTCCCACCACCCACAATGCCTGCTTCCTCACTGAATATACAG GACAAGGAACTGCGTGCCGTCTTCCTGCGGCTCTTTGCTCAGCTCCTGCAGGGCTACCGCTGGTGTCTGCACATGGTCCGTGTCCACCCCGAGCCCGTCATCCGCTTCCACAAG GCAGCCTTCCTGGGCCAGCGCGGGCTGGTGGAGGACGACTTCCTGATGAAGGTGCTGGAGGGCATGGCCTTTGCAGGCTTTGTGTCGGAGCGTGGAGTCCCCTACCGCCCCACGGACCTGTTTGATGAG CTGGTGGCCCACGAGGTAGCACGGATGCGGGCAGAAGAGAACCACCCCCAGCGAGTCCTGCGTCATGTCAAGGAATTGGCGGAACAGCTCTATAAGAAC GAGAACCCATACCCTGCCGTGTCCATGCATAAGGTCCAGAGGCCAGGGGAGGCCAGTCACCTGCAGCAGGCATCCCGGCCATTCCCCCGGCTGGACGAGAGCATGGTGCAGTGGATCGTGGACCAGGCCACAGCCAAGATGCAGGGCGCGCCCCCCACGGTGAAGGCTGAGAGGAGGACCAGCGTGCCCTCGGGGCCCCCCATGA CTGCTATCCTGGAGCGGAGCAGTGGGCTCCATGGCAACAGTGCACGCCGGCTTGAGGTGGTTCGAAACTGCATCTCCTATGTGTTCGAGGGGAAGATGCTCGAAGCCAAGAAG CTGCTCCCAGCCGTGCTGAGGGCCCTGAAGGGGCGAGCGGCCCGCCGCTGCCTCGCCCAGGAGCTGCACCTGCACGTGCAGCAGAACCGAGCGGTCCTGGACCACCGGCAGTTTGACTTTGTCGTCCGCATGATGAACTGCTGCCTGcag GATTGCACCTCCCTGGACGAGCACGGCATCGCAGCTGCTCTGCTGCCCCTGGCCACGGCCTTCTGCCGG AAGCTGAGCCCGGGGGTGACGCAGTTTGCATACAGCTGCGTGCAGGAGCACGTGGTGTGGAGCACACCGCAGTTCTGGGAGGCGATGTTCTACGCAGACGTTCAGACCCACATCCGGGCCCTCTACCTGGAGCCTGCCGAGGACCAAGACCCCTCACAG GGAGGAGAAGCGCCTGCACAGGACGAGCGCTCTGCCCTGGACGTGGCATCTGAGCAGCAGCGCCTGTGGCCGACCCTGAGCCGCGAGAAGCAGCAGGAGCTGGTGCAGAAGGAGGAGAGCACGGTGTTCAGCCAGGCCATCCACTACGCCAGCCGCATGAGCTACCTGCTGCTGCCCCTGGACAGCAGCAGAAGCCGGCTGCTGCGGGAGCGCGCGGGGCTGGGTGACCTGGAGAGCGTCAGCAACAGCCTGGTCACCAGCAG CATGGCGGGCAGTGTGGCGGAGAGCTATGACACAGAAAGTGGTTTTGAAGACTCGGAGACCAGTGATGTGGCCGGTGCCGTGGTCCGCTTCATCAACCGCTTCGTAGACAAGGTCTGCACAGAGAGTGGGGTCACCAGCGACCACCTCAAGGGGCTGCACGTCATGGTGCCAG ACATCGTCCAGATGCACGTTGAGACCCTGGAGGCCGTACACCGAGAGAGCAGAAGGCTGCCTCCCATCCAGAAG CCCAAGCTGCTGCGGCCACGCCTTCTGCCTGGCGAGGAGTGTGTGCTGGATGGCCTGCGTGTCTGCCTGCTGCCGGATGGACGTGAGGGGGGCGCAGGCGGTAGCGGTGGGGGGCCCGCACTGCTGCCAGCCGAGGGTGCCATCTTCCTCACCACCTACCGGGTCATCTTCACAGGGATGCCCACCGACCCGCTGG TGGGGGAACAGGTGGTGGTCCGCTCCTTCCCTGTGGCTGCACTCACCAAGGAGAAGCGAGTCAGCGTCCAGACCCCCACAGACCAACTCCTACAGGACGGGCTGCAGCTACGCTCCTGCACATTCCAG CTGCTGAAGATGGCCTTCGACGAGGAGGTGGGGTCTGACAGCGCTGAGCTCTTCCGGAAGCAGCTGCAGAAGTTGCGCTACCCGCCAGACCTCAGGGGCACCTTCGCCTTCACCCTGGGCTCCACCCACACAGTTGGCCGGCCACCCCGCACTGCCAAGGACAAGGGTCCCTCCCTTAG GACTCTTTCTCGGAACCTCGTGAAAAACGCCAAGAAGACCATTGGGCGTCAGTATGTCACTCGGAAGAAGTATAATCCCCCGAGCTGGGAGCACCAGGGCCAGCCGCCCTCTGAGGACCAGGAAGATGAGATCTCAG TTTCGGAGGAGCTGGAGCCCAGCACGCTGACCCCTTCCTTGGCCCTGAAGCCCTCGGACCGCATGACCATGAGTGGGCTGGTGGAACGGGCATGCTGCCGGGACTACCAGCGCCTGGGCCTGGGCACGCTGAGCAGCAGTCTGAGCCGCGCCAAGTCTGAGCCCTTCCGTGTCTCCCCGGTCAACCGCATGTACGCCATCTGCCGCAG CTACCCCGGGCTGCTGATCGTCCCCCAGAGTGTCCAGGACAACGCCCTGCAGCGCGTCTCCCGTTGCTACCGCCAGAACCGCTTCCCCGTGGTCTGCTGGCGCAGTGGGCGCTCCAAGGCTGTGCTGCTGCGCTCAGGGGGCCTGCACGGCAAGGGTGTCGTCGGCCTCTTCAAGGCCCAAAACGCGCCTTCTCCAG gCCAGTCCCAGGCGGACTCCAGCAGCTTGGAGCAGGAGAAGTACCTGCAGGCTGTGGTCAGCGCCATGCCCCGCTACGCAGATGCTGCAGGTCGGAACACCCTCAGCGGCTTCTCTTTGGCCCACATGGGCAGCCATG TGCCCAGCCCCCGAGCCAGGGTCACCACGCTGTCCAACCCCATGGCGGCCTCGGCCTCCAGACGGACTGCACCCCGAG GTAAATGGGGCAGTGTCCGGGCCAGTGGGCGCAGCAGTGGGCTCAGCACTGATGTTGGCTCCCGGCTAGCAAGCAGAGACATGCTGGGTGCCCCCCAGGCCAATGGGACCCCCCCCGACCCAGGCTTTCTTCGGCCCCAGCGTGCAGCGCTCTACATCATTGGGGACAAAGCCCAGCTCAAG GGCGTGCGGCCAGACCCCCTGCAGCAGTGGGAGCTGGTGCCCATCGAGGTGTTTGAGGCCCGGCAGGTGAAGGCCAGCTTCAAGAAGCTGCTGAAGGCGTGCGTCCCTGGCTGTCCCACGGCCGAGCCCGGTCCGGCCTCCTTCCTGCGCTCGCTGGAGGACTCAGAGTGGCTGGTCCAG ATCCACAAGCTGCTGCAGGTCTCGGTGCTGGTGGTGGAGCTCCTGGCCTCGGGCTCCTCTGTCCTGGTGAGCCTGGAGGACGGCTGGGACATCACCACCCAG GTGGTGTCCCTCGTGCAGCTGCTCTCGGACCCCTTCTACCGCACCCTGGAGGGCTTCCGTCTGCTGGTGGAGAAGGAGTGGCTGTCCTTTGGCCACCGATTCAGCCACCGTGGCGCCCACACCCTGGCTGGGCAGAGCAGTGGCTTCACGCCCGTCTTCCTACAGTTCCTGGACTGTGTGTACCAG GTTCACCTGCAGTTTCCCATGGAGTTCGAGTTCAGCCAGTTCTACCTCAAGTTCCTTGGTTACCACCATGCATCCCGCCGCTTCCGGACCTTTCTGCTCGACTCGGATTACGAACGCATAGAGCTGG GGCTATTGTATGAGGAGAAGGGGGAGCGCAGGGGCCCGCAGGCGTGCAGGTCCGTGTGGGAGTATGTGGACCGGCTGTGTAAGAGGACACCCATGTTCTACAACTACATGTATGCGCCCGAGGATGCTGAG GTCCTGCGGCCCTACAGCAACGTGTCCAACCTGAAGGTGTGGGACTTCTACACTGAGGAGACGTTGTCTGAGGGCCCCCCTTATGACTGGGAGCTAGCCCAGGGGCCACCTGAGCCCCCAGAGGAGGAACGGCCTGATGGGGGCGCTCCCCAGAGCAGGCGCCGGGTGGTGTGGCCATGCTACGACAGCCGCCCCCGGGCCCAGCCCGATGCCATCTCACGCCTGCTGGAG GAGCTGCAGCGGCTGGAGACGGAGCTGGGCCGCCCTCCCGAGCGCTGGAAGGATGCCTGGGATCGGGTGAAGGCCGCACAGCGCCTGGAAGGCCGGCCAGAGGGACGT GAGGGCCCCGTGGGCTCCACCCTGAGCCTCAGCTTGGACAGTGACCAGAGCAGCGGCTCAACCACATCTGGCTCCCGCCAGGCCGCACGCCGCAGCACGAGCACCCTGTACAGCCAGTTCCAGACCGCCGAGAGTGAGAACAG GTCCTACGAGGGCACCCTGTACAAGAAGGGGGCCTTCATGAAGCCCTGGAAGGCCCGCTGGTTCGTGCTGGACAAGACCAAGCACCAG CTGCGCTACTACGACCACCGCGTGGACACCGAGTGCAAGGGCGTCATCGACCTGGCCGAGGTGGAGACTGTGGCGCCAGGCACCCCCACCATGGGTGCCCCCAAAACTGTGGATGAGAAGGCCTTCTTTGAc GTGAAGACCACGCGTCGTGTTTACAACTTCTGTGCCCAGGACGTGCCATCAGCCCAGCAGTGGGTGGACCAGATCCAGGGCTGCCTGTCGGATGCCTGA